The following proteins are encoded in a genomic region of Cydia fagiglandana chromosome 26, ilCydFagi1.1, whole genome shotgun sequence:
- the LOC134677450 gene encoding uncharacterized protein LOC134677450, with product MFSASQPSGGWLNQSAYCLFNYIMQAIPTDEIVKEISQVLGKLIDNLHEEENYPPFLEELLETVDATLRDIHTDGCTDNLILTKDEKIQRLILLNKSKHILKYSIGKITAILENLHTNLTQENLYECTNIVELENICYIFHMLEKFLKRYKKVKDTNQSQNSQDTLPKRSSLTELWRKKWNPNCKEVIRNENKICILKRCSEILNKIIVECMNGYSLVAYAALQCFNLIQD from the exons atgttttcagCATCTCAGCCGTCAGGGGGTTGGTTGAACCAGTCTGCCTACTGTCTGTTCAACTACATCATGCAAGCCATACCGACAGACGAGATAGTCAAAGAAATTTCACAG GTGTTAGGCAAACTGATAGACAATTTACACGAAGAGGAAAACTACCCTCCGTTTTTGGAAGAACTACTCGAGACGGTCGACGCCACGCTTCGCGACATACACACGGACGGATGCACAGACAACTTG attttaACCAAAGACGAAAAGATCCAACGTTTGATCCTACTCAACAAATCAAAACACATACTAAAATATAGCATAGGAAAAATAACAGCTATACTAGAAAATCTACATACAAATTTAACACAAGAAAATCTATACGAATGCACAAATATAGTCGAATTAGAAAACATATGCTACATATTTCATATGTTAGAAAAATTCttaaaaagatataagaaaGTTAAAGATACGAACCAAAGTCAGAATTCACAAGATACTTTACCAAAAAGAAGTTCTTTAACAGAATTATGGAGGAAAAAATGGAATCCGAATTGTAAGGAAGTAATAAGAAATGAgaataaaatttgtattttgaaaagatgtagtgagattttgaataaaattatcgtAGAGTGCATGAATGGTTACAGTTTGGTGGCTTATGCTGCTTTGCAATGTTTTAATTTGATTCAAGACTAA